From a region of the Sesamum indicum cultivar Zhongzhi No. 13 linkage group LG3, S_indicum_v1.0, whole genome shotgun sequence genome:
- the LOC105158470 gene encoding serine/threonine-protein kinase tricorner isoform X1, protein METAKRWFGKFRSKERPKTSRTKNEPRPNGKEGSKTPLNEETPSNATKQKVAAAKEYIEKHYKEQMKSLQERRERRNMLEKKLAVAQVSEEEQNNLLKYLEKKETEYMRRQRHKMGADDFEPLTMIGKGAFGEVRICKEKSTGHVYAMKKLKKSEMLRRGQVEHVKAERNLLAEVDSNCIVKLYCSFQDEEYLYLIMEYLPGGDMMTLLMRKDTLTEDEARFYVGETVLAIESIHKHNYIHRDIKPDNLLLDRNGHMKLSDFGLCKPLDCSNIQEKDFSLGNSYSGSLQRDGRPAAPKRTQQEQLLHWQRNRRMLAYSTVGTPDYIAPEVLLKKGYGMECDWWSLGAIMYEMLVGYPPFYSDEPMSTCRKIVNWRTYLKFPEEAKLSLEAKDLICKLLCNVEHRLGTRSADEIKAHPWFKGIEWNKLYQMKAAFIPEVNDELDTQNFEKFEETDNQVPSATKSGPWRKMLPSKDANFMGYTYKNFEIVNDHEVPGIAELKKKSNKPKRPTVKSLFNEESISTSNQQAQGSFLHLLPPKLDTSKQGEH, encoded by the exons ATGGAAACTGCTAAGCGTTGGTTTGGAAAGTTCCGATCAAAAGAGAGGCCTAAGACTTCAAGGACGAAGAATGAACCTAGGCCTAATGGAAAAGAAGGTTCAAAGACACCATTGAATGAGGAAACACCTTCGAATGCAACTAAGCAGAAGGTAGCTGCTGCCAAAGAGTATATAGAAAAACATTACAAGGAACAAATGAAGAGCTTACAGGAAAGGAGGGAGCG GCGTAATATGCTTGAGAAGAAACTGGCTGTTGCTCAGGTCTCTGAGGAAGAGCAGAACAACCTTTTGAAGTACCtagagaaaaaggaaacagAATATATGCGCCGTCAGAGGCATAAAATGGGTGCTGATGATTTTGAGCCATTAACCATGATTGGAAAGGGTGCATTTGGAGAG GTTAGAATTTGTAAGGAGAAGTCAACTGGGCATGTTTATGCCATGAAAAAGCTTAAGAAGTCGGAAATGCTTCGTAGGGGCCAg GTTGAGCATGTAAAAGCAGAAAGGAATCTATTAGCGGAAGTTGACAGCAATTGCATTGTCAAACTTTATTGTTCTTTCCAAGATGAAGAGTATCTATATCTAATAATGGAATATCTTCCTGGTGGAGATATGATGACTTTACTGATGCGGAAAGATACATTAACAGAAGATGAAGCCAGATTCTATGTAGGGGAAACTGTTCTTGCAATTGAATCTATCCACaaacacaattatattcatag gGATATCAAGCCTGATAACTTGCTTCTTGATAGAAATGGGCACATGAAGTTGTCTGATTTTGGATTATGTAAACCATTGGATTGCAGTAATATTCAAGAGAAGGATTTTTCATTAGGAAATAGTTATAGTGGGTCTCTTCAAAGAGATGGGCGCCCTGCAGCACCAAAGCGTACTCAACAGGAGCAACTGCTACACTGGCAGCGGAACAGGAGGATGCTG GCCTATTCAACTGTTGGTACACCTGATTATATTGCTCCAGAAGTTCTGTTGAAGAAAGGATATGGAATGGAATGTGATTG GTGGTCTCTGGGGGCTATCATGTATGAGATGCTAGTGGGATATCCACCATTCTATTCTGATGAGCCCATGTCTACATGTAGAAAG ATAGTAAACTGGAGaacttatttgaaatttcCGGAAGAGGCAAAATTATCACTAGAAGCAAAGGATCTTATCTGTAAACTCTTGTGCAATGTAGAGCACAGGCTTGGCACGAGAAGTGCTGATGAAATTAAG GCTCACCCATGGTTCAAAGGCATTGAGTGGAATAAACTATATCAGATGAAAGCTGCATTCATTCCAGAAGTTAATGATGAACTGGATACTCAAAACTTTGAAAAGTTTGAAGAg ACTGACAATCAAGTTCCATCTGCAACAAAATCAGGTCCCTGGAGGAAG ATGCTTCCGTCCAAGGATGCCAATTTCATGGGTTACACCTACAAGAACTTTGAAATTGTTAATGACCATGAAGTTCCGGGAATTG CTgaactgaagaagaagagcaaCAAACCTAAGAGACCTACTGTGAAGTCCCTATTCA ATGAGGAATCAATTTCAACATCCAATCAACAAGCACAAGGAAGCTTCCTTCATCTTCTACCTCCAAAATTAGATACCTCAAAACAAGGCGAACACTAA
- the LOC105158470 gene encoding serine/threonine-protein kinase tricorner isoform X2 — protein METAKRWFGKFRSKERPKTSRTKNEPRPNGKEGSKTPLNEETPSNATKQKVAAAKEYIEKHYKEQMKSLQERRERRNMLEKKLAVAQVSEEEQNNLLKYLEKKETEYMRRQRHKMGADDFEPLTMIGKGAFGEVRICKEKSTGHVYAMKKLKKSEMLRRGQVEHVKAERNLLAEVDSNCIVKLYCSFQDEEYLYLIMEYLPGGDMMTLLMRKDTLTEDEARFYVGETVLAIESIHKHNYIHRDIKPDNLLLDRNGHMKLSDFGLCKPLDCSNIQEKDFSLGNSYSGSLQRDGRPAAPKRTQQEQLLHWQRNRRMLAYSTVGTPDYIAPEVLLKKGYGMECDWWSLGAIMYEMLVGYPPFYSDEPMSTCRKIVNWRTYLKFPEEAKLSLEAKDLICKLLCNVEHRLGTRSADEIKAHPWFKGIEWNKLYQMKAAFIPEVNDELDTQNFEKFEETDNQVPSATKSGPWRKMLPSKDANFMGYTYKNFEIVNDHEVPGIAELKKKSNKPKRPTVK, from the exons ATGGAAACTGCTAAGCGTTGGTTTGGAAAGTTCCGATCAAAAGAGAGGCCTAAGACTTCAAGGACGAAGAATGAACCTAGGCCTAATGGAAAAGAAGGTTCAAAGACACCATTGAATGAGGAAACACCTTCGAATGCAACTAAGCAGAAGGTAGCTGCTGCCAAAGAGTATATAGAAAAACATTACAAGGAACAAATGAAGAGCTTACAGGAAAGGAGGGAGCG GCGTAATATGCTTGAGAAGAAACTGGCTGTTGCTCAGGTCTCTGAGGAAGAGCAGAACAACCTTTTGAAGTACCtagagaaaaaggaaacagAATATATGCGCCGTCAGAGGCATAAAATGGGTGCTGATGATTTTGAGCCATTAACCATGATTGGAAAGGGTGCATTTGGAGAG GTTAGAATTTGTAAGGAGAAGTCAACTGGGCATGTTTATGCCATGAAAAAGCTTAAGAAGTCGGAAATGCTTCGTAGGGGCCAg GTTGAGCATGTAAAAGCAGAAAGGAATCTATTAGCGGAAGTTGACAGCAATTGCATTGTCAAACTTTATTGTTCTTTCCAAGATGAAGAGTATCTATATCTAATAATGGAATATCTTCCTGGTGGAGATATGATGACTTTACTGATGCGGAAAGATACATTAACAGAAGATGAAGCCAGATTCTATGTAGGGGAAACTGTTCTTGCAATTGAATCTATCCACaaacacaattatattcatag gGATATCAAGCCTGATAACTTGCTTCTTGATAGAAATGGGCACATGAAGTTGTCTGATTTTGGATTATGTAAACCATTGGATTGCAGTAATATTCAAGAGAAGGATTTTTCATTAGGAAATAGTTATAGTGGGTCTCTTCAAAGAGATGGGCGCCCTGCAGCACCAAAGCGTACTCAACAGGAGCAACTGCTACACTGGCAGCGGAACAGGAGGATGCTG GCCTATTCAACTGTTGGTACACCTGATTATATTGCTCCAGAAGTTCTGTTGAAGAAAGGATATGGAATGGAATGTGATTG GTGGTCTCTGGGGGCTATCATGTATGAGATGCTAGTGGGATATCCACCATTCTATTCTGATGAGCCCATGTCTACATGTAGAAAG ATAGTAAACTGGAGaacttatttgaaatttcCGGAAGAGGCAAAATTATCACTAGAAGCAAAGGATCTTATCTGTAAACTCTTGTGCAATGTAGAGCACAGGCTTGGCACGAGAAGTGCTGATGAAATTAAG GCTCACCCATGGTTCAAAGGCATTGAGTGGAATAAACTATATCAGATGAAAGCTGCATTCATTCCAGAAGTTAATGATGAACTGGATACTCAAAACTTTGAAAAGTTTGAAGAg ACTGACAATCAAGTTCCATCTGCAACAAAATCAGGTCCCTGGAGGAAG ATGCTTCCGTCCAAGGATGCCAATTTCATGGGTTACACCTACAAGAACTTTGAAATTGTTAATGACCATGAAGTTCCGGGAATTG CTgaactgaa GAAGAAGAGCAACAAACCCAAGAGACCTACTGTGAAGTAG
- the LOC105158470 gene encoding serine/threonine-protein kinase tricorner isoform X3 — translation MLEKKLAVAQVSEEEQNNLLKYLEKKETEYMRRQRHKMGADDFEPLTMIGKGAFGEVRICKEKSTGHVYAMKKLKKSEMLRRGQVEHVKAERNLLAEVDSNCIVKLYCSFQDEEYLYLIMEYLPGGDMMTLLMRKDTLTEDEARFYVGETVLAIESIHKHNYIHRDIKPDNLLLDRNGHMKLSDFGLCKPLDCSNIQEKDFSLGNSYSGSLQRDGRPAAPKRTQQEQLLHWQRNRRMLAYSTVGTPDYIAPEVLLKKGYGMECDWWSLGAIMYEMLVGYPPFYSDEPMSTCRKIVNWRTYLKFPEEAKLSLEAKDLICKLLCNVEHRLGTRSADEIKAHPWFKGIEWNKLYQMKAAFIPEVNDELDTQNFEKFEETDNQVPSATKSGPWRKMLPSKDANFMGYTYKNFEIVNDHEVPGIAELKKKSNKPKRPTVKSLFNEESISTSNQQAQGSFLHLLPPKLDTSKQGEH, via the exons ATGCTTGAGAAGAAACTGGCTGTTGCTCAGGTCTCTGAGGAAGAGCAGAACAACCTTTTGAAGTACCtagagaaaaaggaaacagAATATATGCGCCGTCAGAGGCATAAAATGGGTGCTGATGATTTTGAGCCATTAACCATGATTGGAAAGGGTGCATTTGGAGAG GTTAGAATTTGTAAGGAGAAGTCAACTGGGCATGTTTATGCCATGAAAAAGCTTAAGAAGTCGGAAATGCTTCGTAGGGGCCAg GTTGAGCATGTAAAAGCAGAAAGGAATCTATTAGCGGAAGTTGACAGCAATTGCATTGTCAAACTTTATTGTTCTTTCCAAGATGAAGAGTATCTATATCTAATAATGGAATATCTTCCTGGTGGAGATATGATGACTTTACTGATGCGGAAAGATACATTAACAGAAGATGAAGCCAGATTCTATGTAGGGGAAACTGTTCTTGCAATTGAATCTATCCACaaacacaattatattcatag gGATATCAAGCCTGATAACTTGCTTCTTGATAGAAATGGGCACATGAAGTTGTCTGATTTTGGATTATGTAAACCATTGGATTGCAGTAATATTCAAGAGAAGGATTTTTCATTAGGAAATAGTTATAGTGGGTCTCTTCAAAGAGATGGGCGCCCTGCAGCACCAAAGCGTACTCAACAGGAGCAACTGCTACACTGGCAGCGGAACAGGAGGATGCTG GCCTATTCAACTGTTGGTACACCTGATTATATTGCTCCAGAAGTTCTGTTGAAGAAAGGATATGGAATGGAATGTGATTG GTGGTCTCTGGGGGCTATCATGTATGAGATGCTAGTGGGATATCCACCATTCTATTCTGATGAGCCCATGTCTACATGTAGAAAG ATAGTAAACTGGAGaacttatttgaaatttcCGGAAGAGGCAAAATTATCACTAGAAGCAAAGGATCTTATCTGTAAACTCTTGTGCAATGTAGAGCACAGGCTTGGCACGAGAAGTGCTGATGAAATTAAG GCTCACCCATGGTTCAAAGGCATTGAGTGGAATAAACTATATCAGATGAAAGCTGCATTCATTCCAGAAGTTAATGATGAACTGGATACTCAAAACTTTGAAAAGTTTGAAGAg ACTGACAATCAAGTTCCATCTGCAACAAAATCAGGTCCCTGGAGGAAG ATGCTTCCGTCCAAGGATGCCAATTTCATGGGTTACACCTACAAGAACTTTGAAATTGTTAATGACCATGAAGTTCCGGGAATTG CTgaactgaagaagaagagcaaCAAACCTAAGAGACCTACTGTGAAGTCCCTATTCA ATGAGGAATCAATTTCAACATCCAATCAACAAGCACAAGGAAGCTTCCTTCATCTTCTACCTCCAAAATTAGATACCTCAAAACAAGGCGAACACTAA
- the LOC105158469 gene encoding uncharacterized protein At4g14342 has translation MQASDRFNINSQLEHLQAKYVGTGHADLTRFEWAVNIHRDSYASYVGHYPILAYFAVAENESIGRERYNFMQKMLLPCGLPPEREDD, from the exons ATGCAGGCCAGCGACAGGTTTAACATAAACTCCCAGCTCGAGCATTTGCAGGCTAAATATGTGGGCACAGGACACGCCGACTTGACCCGATT TGAATGGGCAGTTAATATCCACCGAGATAGTTACGCATCGTATGTTGGACACTATCCGATCTTGGCCTACTTTGCCGTCGCGGAAAATGAATCAATTGGGAGAGAGCGCTATAATTTCATGCAG AAAATGCTTTTGCCATGCGGGCTTCCCCCTGAGAGAGAAGATGATTGA
- the LOC105158467 gene encoding putative pentatricopeptide repeat-containing protein At3g23330, with translation MKNPVQTLKILLNNPSVIKTSSQAKQLHAHTIKLRGGGISSPEFTTTILSIYANFNLLQECISLFNTYQSPPPTKVWKSIIKCCASSGKFVDSVTFFKKMRALGKIPDRNVFPSLLKTCTHLRDMRFGEAVHGCVVRLGLESDLFTGNALMNMYAKLESLDAGNVFNSGSELKGTFRFNKDVNQTENPLGFLQDSGETVENFSKEVDCLKENMRNELAHSCGENRVFDCRSDLIDSGGSCDVNIYGRRLTTVHQKAIFNDIVKNQLDDRGGKIEVGGSSKEKKKGAFPADSVRKVFETMPVRDVVSWNTVIGGHVENGMHEEALLALREMGKANLKPDSFSLSSVLPIFAQYVDFMKGKEIHGYTIRHGFDEDIFISSSLIDMYANCTRLEDSYRVFSLSPHKDSVSWNSIIAGCVQNGSFDNGLKLFREMLMADIEPVAVSFSSIMPACAHLTTLCLGKQLHGYIIRRGFDDNVYVASSLMDMYAKCGNIKIARWIFDKMEVQDTISWTAMIMAYALHGHAPDAILFFDKMEIEGVKPNSGSFLAILTACSHAGLVDEAWKYFRSMTQNYAIPPGVEHYAAVSDLLGRAGRLTEAYEFISNMHIKPTGAIWSTLLSACRVQKNVELAEKVAKNMFIIDPHYVSTYVLLSNVYVAAGRWKDAAKLRITMRKKGITKKAACSWIEVKNKVHVFVSGDENHPDYPQINQALQDLMERIELEGYIPDTNVVLHDVDEEQKRYVLSAHSERLAIVFGVISTPDGTTVRVTKNLRVCVDCHTATKYLSKILKREIIVRDIVRFHHFKDGKCSCGDYW, from the coding sequence ATGAAAAACCCTGTTCAAACCTTGAAGATCCTTTTGAACAATCCCTCTGTCATCAAAACGAGCTCCCAAGCCAAACAACTCCATGCCCATACCATCAAACTTAGAGGAGGAGGCATTTCGTCTCCTGAATTCACTACTACTATTCTCTCCATCTATGCCAACTTTAACCTTTTGCAAGAGTGCATCTCACTCTTCAACACATACCAGTCACCTCCCCCAACCAAGGTTTGGAAATCCATCATCAAATGCTGTGCTTCCAGTGGCAAGTTTGTGGATTCCGTgacttttttcaagaaaatgaggGCTTTGGGGAAAATCCCAGACAGGAATGTCTTCCCTTCTTTGCTGAAAACTTGTACCCATTTGAGGGATATGAGGTTTGGGGAGGCTGTGCATGGATGCGTGGTCAGGCTTGGTTTGGAGAGCGATCTTTTTACTGGGAATGCGTTGATGAATATGTATGCAAAGTTGGAGTCTTTGGATGCTGGGAATGTGTTTAATAGTGGTTCTGAACTAAAAGGAACATTCAGATTCAACAAAGATGTGAATCAGACTGAAAATCCACTTGGATTTCTACAAGATTCAGGAGAAACAGTTGAAAACTTCAGTAAAGAGGTTGACTGTTTGAAGGAAAACATGAGAAATGAGTTGGCTCATAGTTGTGGAGAAAACAGGGTTTTTGATTGTAGGAGTGATTTGATTGATTCTGGTGGTTCATGCGATGTCAACATATATGGAAGGCGATTGACAACTGTTCATCAGAAAGCTATTTTCAACGATATTGTGAAGAATCAGTTGGATGACAGAGGTGGGAAGATAGAAGTTGGTGGTAGTtcaaaggagaaaaagaagggAGCCTTTCCTGCAGATAGTGTTAGGAAAGTTTTTGAAACCATGCCAGTTAGAGATGTTGTCTCATGGAACACAGTTATTGGAGGACATGTGGAAAATGGGATGCATGAGGAAGCTTTGTTGGCATTGAGGGAAATGGGAAAGGCAAACCTGAAACCTGATTCTTTCTCTTTGTCTAGTGTGCTTCCAATCTTTGCACAGTATGTTGATTTCATGAAGGGAAAAGAGATTCATGGATACACCATTAGACATGGTTTTGATGAAGACATATTTATTTCAAGTAGTTTGATTGATATGTATGCAAACTGCACACGATTGGAAGACTCATACAGGGTTTTCAGTTTATCTCCTCACAAGGATAGTGTTTCATGGAATTCGATAATCGCAGGTTGCGTCCAGAATGGAAGTTTTGAtaatggattaaaattgtTTAGGGAAATGTTGATGGCTGATATTGAGCCTGTGGctgtttcattttcaagtataATGCCAGCCTGCGCGCATTTGACAACATTATGTTTGGGTAAGCAGCTCCATGGCTATATTATTAGGCGGGGGTTTGATGATAATGTCTATGTTGCTAGCTCTCTCATGGACATGTATGCAAAATGCGGTAACATAAAGATTGCAAGGTGgatttttgataaaatggAGGTTCAGGATACTATTTCATGGACAGCCATGATAATGGCATATGCATTGCATGGCCATGCCCCTGATGCCATTTTGTTCTTCGACAAGATGGAGATAGAGGGAGTAAAACCTAATTCTGGATCCTTCCTTGCTATTTTGACAGCTTGTAGTCATGCTGGATTGGTTGATGAAGCTTGGAAATATTTCAGGAGTATGACTCAGAATTATGCTATTCCACCAGGTGTAGAGCACTATGCTGCTGTCTCAGATCTTCTTGGTCGAGCAGGAAGACTAACTGAAGCTTATGAGTTTATCTCTAACATGCATATTAAACCAACAGGAGCAATTTGGTCCACCTTGTTGTCTGCTTGCCGAGTTCAAAAGAATGTTGAACTGGCTGAAAAGGTTGCCAAAAATATGTTCATAATTGATCCTCATTATGTGAGTACTTACGTTCTCTTATCCAATGTTTATGTTGCTGCTGGAAGATGGAAAGATGCAGCAAAATTGAGGATTACTATGAGGAAGAAAGGGATAACGAAGAAAGCAGCTTGTAGCTGGATTGAAGTTAAGAACAAGGTGCATGTTTTTGTGTCAGGGGATGAAAACCACCCAGATTATCCACAGATAAACCAGGCACTGCAAGATCTTATGGAACGGATAGAATTGGAAGGTTATATTCCAGACACGAATGTGGTGCTGCATGATGTTGATGAGGAGCAAAAAAGATACGTGTTGTCTGCTCATAGTGAACGACTTGCAATAGTTTTTGGTGTCATTAGTACTCCTGATGGAACAACAGTTCGTGTCACCAAGAATCTGAGAGTATGCGTGGACTGCCACACTGCCACGAAATACTTGTCCAAGATCCTAAAGAGAGAGATCATTGTTAGAGATATTGTCCGATTTCACCATTTTAAGGATGGAAAATGTTCCTGTGGGGATTATTGGTGA